Proteins encoded within one genomic window of Candidatus Brevundimonas colombiensis:
- a CDS encoding sulfurtransferase TusA family protein, giving the protein MSVPVVVDARGHRCPVPSLKLMKAMQEAAPAARFVLLATDPMARIDVPFLMSQKGGKVVAIEEADGFLRLMIETGGWPGAPTD; this is encoded by the coding sequence GTGAGCGTCCCCGTCGTCGTCGATGCGCGCGGCCATCGCTGCCCCGTCCCCAGCCTGAAATTGATGAAGGCGATGCAGGAGGCGGCCCCCGCCGCCCGCTTCGTCCTGCTGGCGACCGACCCGATGGCCCGAATCGACGTGCCTTTTCTGATGTCTCAGAAGGGCGGAAAGGTCGTCGCCATCGAAGAGGCGGACGGGTTTTTGCGTCTTATGATCGAGACCGGCGGCTGGCCCGGCGCTCCGACAGATTGA